The window ATTTCTGAAGAATCAGTTTTTCGGTTTGAGTTTGTCCGTTTCCAGTGAAGCGAACAAAATAAACTCCGGCTGATTGTTCGGTAAGATCAATTTGTTTTACTGCACCATTTTGAATGTTGTTCCATTGTGATGAAGCAACTACTTTACCGCTAAGATCAATTACCTCTACTTGTACAACTGAAACGATTGTTCCAAATGAAACATTAATCATTCCATTGCTAGGATTAGGGTAAAGACTGATGTTGTTTACCAATGAAAGATCTTCTACTCCAGCACAAGCATCAACTACGATAGCGAGTGAATCTGAATTTGAACATCCGTCAACATCCGTGTAAGAGTAAGTCAATGTATAGTTACCTACAGTAACAGTAGTTGGATCGAAAGATGTACCGGAAATACCGTTACCCGACCAAGAACCTCCAACCGGTGTTCCGGTTAAAGCAACTTGTGTTCCGTAAGTACAAACTGTAGAAACAGGTGAAGAAACAGTTACGTTTGGAAGTCCGTCTTCATCACCATAGCCTGCAACCCAATACAAAGCGTTAGCCATTAAGTCGCCACCTTGCGTTGATGCATCCCATAAATCGGAACGAGAATCTGATGAAGGAGGGAAGAAGTTAAGGTCGGCACGACGAGCATTGTTTCCACCAACATTTGTTTTATAAGCAACCAATCCAACTCCATTATCCCAATCTGCCAACATAGTAGCGCCTGCAGCAAGTGTAACTGAAGGAGATATAAAGGAAGCCGATCCTCCATTAAGATTTGTGATTCCTTTAATGATAGGGTGACAATCGTTATAAACCGTACCTAAATAGAGAGTGGTACCGTCTGTTTGGTTTCCTGATGGAACCATCACCTGGTAGGTGCTGGTATTAAATGCACCGGCAATGGGAACGCTAGCCGTTGAAAAAACTGCATTAACAACTCCACCGCCATTATCGATATAAGCAGCGAGATTATCACCAAGAAGTATATCATCTTGTGCTCCGTAGTCAGTAAATACCAACACCGCATCATAATAATCAAGTTCAGCTACAGTTGGTGTACCATCAACATAAATATTATACAAAGCCGCTTTACCGAATTTACCAGTTGCAAGGATTTTGTCTGCAACATCTTGTAACCACACATTGTCGTCTTCTGCACCGGCAACAAGGATACGTGGACGAATGGTCCATGTTAAAGCATTTGCCATTAACAATCCGCCGTCAGTAGCAGAATTCCAAAAGTCGGAACGAACATCGATGGATGGTGGGTAAAGGTTTAAATCCACGCGGCGTGATTTTGCTGGACCAACATTTTCTTTAACTGCCACTAACCAAGAACCGTTATTCCATTGTGCAATGGTAGAAGCGCCCGGGGCAAGTGTAGTAGATGTAGATACATAACTTGCAGTACCGCCATCTAAAGAGTTTACACCTTGCATTACAGGGTGACTTGGATCCAGAACGGTACCAAGTGTAAGTTGTGTGTTTTGATTCTGACCAGAAGGGACAACCACTTGATAAGTAGAAGTATTAAAGT is drawn from Flavobacteriales bacterium and contains these coding sequences:
- a CDS encoding T9SS type A sorting domain-containing protein, with the protein product MVCGAPGDPAWNNDVQAKLQATGQFDVVDIYNISAGTPTLTDLQAYDAVLTFTDGSASYSVLMGDNLAAYIDGGGGVVNCVFANASVPIDGNFNTSTYQVVVPSGQNQNTQLTLGTVLDPSHPVMQGVNSLDGGTASYVSTSTTLAPGASTIAQWNNGSWLVAVKENVGPAKSRRVDLNLYPPSIDVRSDFWNSATDGGLLMANALTWTIRPRILVAGAEDDNVWLQDVADKILATGKFGKAALYNIYVDGTPTVAELDYYDAVLVFTDYGAQDDILLGDNLAAYIDNGGGVVNAVFSTASVPIAGAFNTSTYQVMVPSGNQTDGTTLYLGTVYNDCHPIIKGITNLNGGSASFISPSVTLAAGATMLADWDNGVGLVAYKTNVGGNNARRADLNFFPPSSDSRSDLWDASTQGGDLMANALYWVAGYGDEDGLPNVTVSSPVSTVCTYGTQVALTGTPVGGSWSGNGISGTSFDPTTVTVGNYTLTYSYTDVDGCSNSDSLAIVVDACAGVEDLSLVNNISLYPNPSNGMINVSFGTIVSVVQVEVIDLSGKVVASSQWNNIQNGAVKQIDLTEQSAGVYFVRFTGNGQTQTEKLILQK